One Serinicoccus chungangensis genomic window carries:
- the cobO gene encoding cob(I)yrinic acid a,c-diamide adenosyltransferase, protein MSQSGSDEQDGEAAATGEHGEPRTTRPYDRRELRSAPSLVLVSTGHGKGKSTAAFGTLLRSRGRDWPTACVQFLKSGKWRTGEEAMLRQLGVEWFSAGDGFSWDSTDLDESRAKAVAAWDFSAGLIAAGEHRMVMLDEISYPMNWGWIEVDAVVEALRGRPEDVSVFLTGREMPQPVVDVADTVTEMVAVKHAFQQGIRARRGIDY, encoded by the coding sequence ATGAGCCAGAGCGGCAGCGACGAGCAGGACGGGGAGGCGGCCGCGACCGGCGAGCACGGCGAGCCGCGCACGACGCGCCCCTACGACCGGCGCGAGCTGCGCTCGGCGCCCTCGCTCGTGCTGGTCAGCACCGGCCACGGCAAGGGTAAGTCGACCGCGGCCTTCGGCACGCTGCTGCGCAGCCGGGGGCGGGACTGGCCCACCGCGTGCGTGCAGTTCCTCAAGTCCGGGAAGTGGCGGACCGGCGAGGAGGCGATGCTCCGTCAGCTGGGGGTGGAGTGGTTCAGCGCCGGCGACGGCTTCTCCTGGGACAGCACCGACCTCGACGAGAGCCGCGCCAAGGCGGTCGCGGCGTGGGACTTCAGCGCCGGGCTCATCGCCGCGGGTGAGCACCGGATGGTCATGCTCGACGAGATCTCCTACCCGATGAACTGGGGCTGGATCGAGGTCGACGCGGTCGTCGAGGCGCTGCGCGGCCGGCCGGAGGACGTCAGCGTCTTCCTCACCGGCCGGGAGATGCCGCAGCCGGTCGTCGACGTCGCCGACACGGTGACCGAGATGGTGGCGGTCAAGCACGCCTTCCAGCAGGGGATCCGGGCGCGGCGCGGGATCGACTACTAG
- a CDS encoding adenosylcobinamide amidohydrolase: MSGAGRAAGSRDSPRRGGAQAPLSNGADGPTFRVEDAARALVWDVPGGWVALSSAAVGGGIVRPRWVTNLMVDDGFDRVDLEVYAEERAAGLGLTGPGTTLLTAADVRQVSTAEVEGVRCWATVGVTKPTWAVAPARGADAPREDRRPRPDDPRQGKRATPGTPRGDRVAEAPPPPGTINVVVALPVALSTSALVQAVGTVTEAKAQVLVQAGVPGTGTASDAVAILCPAVPAEGLGDPGGPAEAFAGVRSVWGQRLARAVHAAVAAGLAAHPWRADAGAGAGGAGVVW; this comes from the coding sequence GTGAGCGGGGCAGGCCGGGCCGCGGGGAGCCGGGACTCCCCGCGTCGGGGCGGCGCCCAGGCACCCCTCTCGAACGGGGCGGACGGGCCGACCTTCCGCGTCGAGGACGCCGCGCGGGCGCTGGTCTGGGACGTCCCCGGGGGCTGGGTCGCGCTGAGCTCGGCGGCGGTCGGCGGCGGGATCGTCCGGCCGCGGTGGGTGACCAACCTCATGGTGGACGACGGGTTCGACCGGGTGGATCTCGAGGTCTACGCCGAGGAGCGGGCCGCCGGGCTGGGCCTCACCGGTCCCGGCACGACCCTGCTGACGGCGGCGGACGTGCGGCAGGTCTCGACGGCCGAGGTGGAGGGGGTGCGGTGCTGGGCCACGGTCGGCGTGACCAAGCCGACCTGGGCGGTGGCGCCCGCCCGGGGAGCGGACGCGCCGCGCGAGGACCGCCGACCGCGACCGGACGACCCTCGTCAGGGCAAGCGCGCGACCCCCGGCACGCCGCGTGGAGATCGTGTCGCCGAGGCGCCCCCACCTCCGGGGACGATCAACGTCGTCGTCGCGCTCCCGGTGGCGCTCAGCACGTCGGCGCTGGTCCAGGCGGTCGGGACGGTCACCGAGGCCAAGGCGCAGGTCCTCGTGCAGGCCGGGGTGCCGGGGACGGGCACCGCCAGTGACGCCGTCGCGATCCTGTGCCCGGCGGTCCCGGCGGAGGGCCTCGGCGATCCCGGAGGGCCTGCCGAGGCGTTCGCCGGCGTGCGCTCGGTGTGGGGGCAGCGGCTCGCCCGGGCCGTGCACGCCGCGGTGGCGGCCGGGCTGGCGGCTCACCCCTGGCGAGCGGACGCCGGGGCCGGTGCTGGCGGGGCCGGGGTGGTGTGGTGA
- the cbiB gene encoding adenosylcobinamide-phosphate synthase CbiB, giving the protein MSVSPGRRSATDGSVMARRGLGVAAGLLLDRALGEPPDAWHPVAWFGTAMSRVERLTYADRRAAGAGYAVVGAGLGALAGAVLARLGPAGLATAVGVASAGRMLRRTSGQIEALLVAGDLEGARERLPWLVGRDPRGLDEAGVSAAVVESLAENTVDAVVAPAFWGLVAGAPGVLVHRAVNTLDAMVGHRSPRYARFGTAAARADDVMAWVPARIFAGLVALDTGLRTLVEAGRALPPAGPSARTVLVTVLRDAPEHPSPNAGVAESAVAAALGVELGGPLEYAGRREARPTLGSGPRPGPADIARARRLVDRVEGAVVVLGVALWAAHRSASTRRPR; this is encoded by the coding sequence GTGAGCGTGTCTCCTGGCCGACGGTCGGCGACGGACGGCTCGGTCATGGCGCGCCGCGGTCTCGGTGTCGCCGCCGGGCTGCTCCTCGACCGGGCCCTCGGGGAGCCGCCGGACGCCTGGCACCCGGTGGCGTGGTTCGGGACGGCGATGAGCCGTGTCGAGCGCCTCACCTACGCCGACCGCCGCGCCGCCGGAGCCGGGTACGCCGTCGTCGGCGCCGGGCTGGGCGCCCTCGCCGGCGCGGTGCTCGCCCGGCTCGGGCCGGCCGGCCTGGCCACCGCCGTGGGGGTGGCGAGCGCCGGACGGATGCTGCGGCGCACCTCCGGGCAGATCGAGGCGCTGCTCGTCGCCGGTGACCTGGAGGGCGCCCGGGAACGGCTGCCCTGGCTCGTCGGGCGCGACCCGCGCGGCCTGGACGAGGCCGGGGTCAGCGCCGCCGTCGTCGAGTCGCTGGCCGAGAACACCGTCGACGCCGTCGTCGCGCCGGCGTTCTGGGGCCTGGTCGCCGGGGCACCGGGTGTCCTCGTGCACCGTGCGGTCAACACCTTGGACGCGATGGTCGGGCACCGCAGCCCGAGGTATGCCCGCTTCGGCACAGCCGCCGCCCGCGCCGACGACGTCATGGCCTGGGTCCCGGCGCGGATCTTCGCCGGGCTGGTGGCGCTGGACACCGGGCTGCGCACGCTCGTTGAGGCCGGGCGGGCGCTGCCGCCCGCGGGACCGTCGGCCCGCACGGTCCTCGTGACCGTGCTGCGGGACGCCCCGGAGCACCCCTCCCCCAACGCCGGGGTCGCCGAGAGCGCGGTCGCGGCAGCGCTCGGGGTCGAGCTCGGCGGCCCGCTGGAGTATGCCGGTCGGCGCGAGGCCCGGCCCACGCTCGGCTCCGGCCCGCGGCCCGGCCCGGCGGACATCGCCCGGGCGCGCCGGCTCGTCGACCGGGTGGAGGGTGCCGTCGTCGTCCTCGGCGTGGCACTGTGGGCGGCGCACCGCAGCGCCTCGACGAGGAGACCCCGATGA
- a CDS encoding cobyric acid synthase codes for MGALLVAGATSGAGKSTVTAALCRALARRGADVAPFKAQNMSNHSAVTPDGGEIGRAQAMQALAARVETDRRMGPVLLKPAGMRSHVVVLGDEVAVDDAVGYGARARSLRPTVLGALTSLRREHAVVVAEGAGGAAEPNLLDRDVVNLPLAAAAGMPAVLVVDIDRGGAFAAAYGTWALLPERLRSCLRGVVLNGMRGDVSLLDPAVRDLEARTGIPVLGVLPHLGEHLMLGVEDSLDLRAAGRPSPGEGSGEGRPLRVGVVALPHLANPSDLDPLVLEPSVELRWATRPGDLLDVDLVLLPGTRATLADLAWLRERGLADAVVRLAGEEGGPHVLGICGGYQMLGERVEDDGVEAGAAGAAGVDGSTVPGLGLLPVSTRFDRPKVVRRVVGRVAGGSSAVSGYQIHLGRVTAHEGALPWLSLDGTGEEGCLTPDHRVRGTTVHGVLDEDELRHALLGAVAAVRGRDVVPSPVPYAAALDAHLEHLADWVEAHLDLDAVLALAEEAVPVGKEPGW; via the coding sequence GTGGGCGCGCTGCTCGTCGCCGGTGCCACCAGCGGCGCCGGCAAGTCCACGGTCACCGCGGCGCTCTGCCGCGCCCTGGCCCGCCGCGGCGCGGACGTCGCGCCGTTCAAGGCGCAGAACATGTCCAACCACAGCGCCGTCACCCCCGACGGCGGCGAGATCGGCCGGGCGCAGGCGATGCAGGCGCTCGCCGCGCGGGTCGAGACCGACCGCCGCATGGGGCCGGTCCTGCTCAAGCCCGCCGGCATGCGCTCGCACGTCGTCGTGCTCGGCGACGAGGTCGCGGTCGACGACGCGGTGGGGTACGGCGCCCGCGCCCGCTCCCTGCGACCGACCGTCCTCGGGGCGCTCACCTCGCTGCGGCGCGAGCACGCGGTCGTCGTCGCCGAGGGCGCCGGCGGCGCGGCCGAGCCGAACCTGCTCGACCGCGACGTCGTCAACCTGCCGCTGGCCGCGGCAGCCGGCATGCCGGCGGTGCTCGTGGTCGACATCGACCGGGGCGGCGCCTTCGCCGCGGCCTACGGCACCTGGGCGCTGCTGCCGGAGCGGCTGCGCTCCTGCCTGCGCGGGGTGGTCCTCAACGGCATGCGCGGCGACGTCTCCCTCCTCGACCCGGCGGTGCGCGACCTCGAGGCGCGCACCGGCATACCCGTCCTCGGCGTCCTCCCCCACCTGGGGGAGCACCTCATGCTCGGCGTCGAGGACTCCCTGGACCTGCGCGCAGCGGGCCGGCCCTCGCCCGGGGAGGGGTCGGGCGAGGGCCGCCCGCTGCGCGTGGGCGTGGTCGCGCTGCCGCACCTGGCCAACCCCTCCGACCTGGACCCGCTCGTCCTCGAGCCCTCGGTGGAGCTGCGCTGGGCCACGCGGCCGGGTGACCTGCTCGACGTCGACCTCGTCCTGCTGCCCGGCACCCGGGCGACGCTCGCCGACCTCGCCTGGCTGCGGGAGCGGGGGCTCGCCGACGCCGTCGTGCGACTGGCCGGCGAGGAGGGCGGGCCGCACGTGCTGGGGATCTGCGGGGGCTACCAGATGCTCGGGGAGCGGGTCGAGGACGACGGCGTCGAGGCGGGTGCCGCGGGGGCTGCGGGGGTCGACGGCAGCACCGTGCCCGGGCTGGGCCTGCTGCCGGTGTCGACGCGCTTCGACCGGCCCAAGGTGGTCCGCCGGGTCGTCGGTCGGGTGGCGGGCGGGTCGTCGGCGGTGTCCGGCTACCAGATCCACCTGGGCCGGGTGACCGCCCACGAGGGGGCGCTGCCGTGGCTGAGCCTCGACGGGACCGGCGAGGAGGGGTGTCTCACGCCGGACCACCGGGTGCGCGGCACCACCGTGCACGGCGTGCTCGACGAGGACGAGCTGCGGCACGCGCTGCTCGGAGCCGTCGCGGCGGTCCGCGGGCGGGACGTCGTCCCCTCCCCGGTGCCCTACGCCGCGGCGCTGGACGCCCACCTGGAGCACCTCGCCGACTGGGTGGAGGCGCACCTCGACCTCGACGCCGTGCTGGCGCTGGCCGAGGAGGCCGTGCCCGTCGGGAAGGAGCCGGGCTGGTGA